From a single Glycine soja cultivar W05 chromosome 19, ASM419377v2, whole genome shotgun sequence genomic region:
- the LOC114398203 gene encoding BTB/POZ and MATH domain-containing protein 4-like yields the protein MSRAMCNPAMVSRSVLGSQTSSKSVTETMSGSHEFVIKGYSLTKGMGIGKYIVSETFIVGGFQWAIYFFPDGRDPKDNAAYVSVFVALHSKSTNVRALFDLTLLDLCKKGEHKVHSHFSHSLTIGSYTLINHGSMWGYTRFFKRRHLETSNFLKDDCLKINCTIAVLVSSIDSSQLNTIQVPESDIGEHFGMLLEDEESFDVTFSVGGERFHAHKLVLAARSTMFETQFFNAMKKDDQEIVVIDMEPKVFKALLHFVYRDTLLEDEELFMLDSSFFPSLSESFIAKLLAAGEKYGLPRLMLMCESILCKDISVDSVAYIFALADRYCATHLKSICQKFSAENFDAVMHSDGFEYLKKNCPLLQSELLKTGVGCEKEFS from the exons ATGTCGCGTGCGATGTGCAACCCAGCAATGGTGAGTAGGAGTGTTCTAGGGTCCCAAACGAGTTCAAAATCGGTGACAGAGACAATGAGTGGTTCCCACGAGTTTGTGATCAAGGGTTACTCACTAACGAAAGGAATGGGCATTGGGAAATACATCGTGAGTGAGACTTTCATAGTGGGAGGGTTCCAATGGGCCATATACTTTTTCCCTGATGGTAGGGACCCCAAAGATAATGCCGCTTATGTCTCTGTCTTTGTTGCACTCCATTCCAAGAGCACCAACGTTCGTGCGTTGTTCGATCTCACGTTGCTCGACCTATGCAAGAAAGGAGAGCACAAGGTTCATAGCCACTTCAGTCACTCCCTCACGATTGGGTCTTACACTCTCATAAACCATGGCAGCATGTG GGGCTATACGCGGTTTTTCAAACGGAGACACCTTGAGACGTCAAATTTTCTCAAGGATGATTGCTTGAAGATAAATTGCACTATTGCGGTTTTAGTGTCGTCCATAGATTCTTCTCAGTTAAACACAATACAGGTTCCTGAATCTGATATTGGTGAACATTTTGGGATGTTGTTAGAGGATGAGGAATCATTTGATGTTACTTTCTCGGTTGGTGGAGAAAGGTTTCATGCTCATAAGCTTGTTTTGGCAGCTCGATCAACCATGTTTGaaactcaattttttaatgCTATGAAGAAGGATGATCAGGAGATAGTTGTTATTGACATGGAACCTAAGGTTTTCAAG GCTTTACTTCATTTTGTTTATAGAGACACTCTTTTGGAAGATGAAGAGCTCTTTATGTTGGATTCGTCATTCTTTCCTTCGTTGTCTGAATCATTTATAGCAAAGTTGTTAGCTGCTGGAGAAAAGTATGGTTTGCCAAGACTAATGTTGATGTGTGAATCTATACTTTGTAAAGACATATCTGTAGATTCTGTTGCCTATATTTTTGCTCTTGCTGATCGTTATTGTGCTACCCACTTGAAGTCCATCTGTCAAAAATTTTCTGCTGAAAACTTTGATG CCGTGATGCATTCTGATGGTTTTGAGTATCTTAAGAAAAATTGCCCATTACTGCAATCAGAACTGCTAAAGACTGGAGTAGGATGCGAGAAAGAATTTAGTTGA